The sequence CAGCactgttgaaattgatctatactattaaaaatatttatacaccgaattttgtaaattttaaaagtcatTATCAAGTCTGTCGAACTGTTGAAAAATGAGCAGTCAAAAATGAATAACATTTtgaaaatagaggttagactttctcaatttatGATCGGAGTTATCTAatgttatctaaatagtataaaataaaatttgtcaaaaattcaAGTAGTTTAGATTGATCTACACTGTTAAATAAGCAAATAGCTTATATAGGCCGTAAAAACTATCGATTTTGCAATCCTTTGACACTAtgcaaataattataaatactatgaaatttagtttctatacacttcaaatactctagattaattttaacagttctgatcatcgatttggGATTTCTATCATCAATACAACAAAGGTCTATCTCCGTCCTTCTAAAATGATAGTAGctggattctatatatatgtatgttaatTTTTGCTTGGACCTAGTCGACAACATCAATCATGGACCATCCATTGAATTTGCCATCCAACCATCTCTTACTTTAATCCCCTAGCCTTTTACAAATGTAACAACTATTCTTTTAATTGTAGTGAAATTGAAAGTAAAGATGTAATCGATGGCAGAACGAATAATGATGCAAAATATGGTGTAATTAGTCCAAGCAATAATAGTTTCTCTTCTCTATCTTTCTCGGTAAATTATTGCTGGACCTAGTCCACCATGTCAACCATGAAGCATCCTCATCCTATCTCTTATTTCAGTACCTCACAAACCACTGAAGTATAATCTTTTTCAAACTTGAGAATTTTTTTCCCAGACTGATGGAGCTTAAAAGTAAAGATAAGATAGATAACagagtattatatatatatagtccccTCCCCCCtcatcttttctctctctaacttgaTTTCTATCTCCTCTAGGAAAAATACTTCATGACTGAGAAGGACAAGAGGATTTCGAACCCTCTACCAAGAGAAAAGTATCCAAGACCATTGGTTTTCCATGACGGGAGAATTGCATTCAAGCCCACCCCAACAAACACAACATTCATGTTTATGTGGCTCCCCTTCGGCCTCATCCTTGCAATCTTTAGGCTCATCATTGCCGTCTCACTACCTTATAAGGCCTCCTCTCCAATTTTAGCCCTAACCGGCACGAAATGGAGGCTCAAGGGAGTACACCCATCAAATCTTTCACCAAAAAGTTCAAGTGATCATCATGCATCAAAACGCAAGGGTCAATTGTATGTTGGCAACCATAGGACTCTCATCGACGCCGTCTACGTTTCATTTGCACTTAACAAGTCCGTTAGCGTAGTCGCCTATGGCGTGAGTCGTATCTCCGAGATCATATCACCTGTAAAGACAGTTAAGGTGACGAGAAATAGGGAAGTGGATGGTAGCATGATGGTGAAGAAGTTAAGCCAAGGGGAGAGTGTTTTCATTTGCCCCGAGGGAACTACTTGCAGAGAACCATATCTACTGAGATTCAGCCCTCTATTCACAGAACTGAGCGACGAGATTGTACCAGTGGCTTTAAACATTCATGTCAGCATGTTTTATGCCACGACGGCCGGAGGATCGAAGAGTCTCGACCCGCTGTACTTTTTGATGAACCCTAGCACGTGTTATGAGGTGGAGTTGCTTGAGAAGGTAGATACAAGTGGTGTGAGAAAGGGGGAGTGTAGCAGCATTGACATGGCCAACCATGTACAACGGCAGATTGGTAAAGCATTAGGGTTTGAGTGCACCACGCTTTCAAGGAAAGATAAGTACATGATTCTTGCAGGGAATGATGGGAGTGCTGGACcttctaaataaaaataagcataTAAATAACAGTCGTGTTGTTTATAAAGTCTATACAATTAAAGTGGTTTCCTTTATTTTAGTTAATAGgtttagttatttttatttaatgtgTTTGCTTCTTTATAGggttcttttctctttttattttctctatagGCTAGgttgttttgtttttccttctttccttaatgaatgtaatatatattgttgaaaTATATTATATGGATTTTGTAACTTTTATTagcaatctctctctctctctctctctctctctctctctctctctctctctatatatatatatatatatatatatattggtgctTCTTGTGTTTCTTTTTGCAGAATTAGGAAAGAtcattatgaatttttttttgtattattagtTAAAAGTGATCCAAAAtcgtgaatttttatttaattattaagttGTGGAATAGTAAAATTACTTATAGTCCAAAAGCCAGGTGCAAATggataagtaaatttttttgaagaaatttaaagAAACCACAATCAATAAAACTCacgtaaaaataatttttgcatatTAAAATGGGTAACATGTCTATGAGTCAAAGTTTTAATGgctaaagtatatatatataaattgaaaaGTATAAGAGCAATTAATGAAGGAATATCAAGATAGTACATGGGCAATCCATTAACCTAAAAATATAATGCATCACAAtcaaatatatagtaatatgcaTATATTAATATGAATTAAAACTAGTGTGAATTAGAGACACAATACAGTTAAAGATTTACATTCAAACTTcgtatatctatatttaattcaataaaACTTATtgtttaatgaatatatatgtaattttaaCACGAAACTCATAATAAAATCAACGAAAAACACAATAAAAACCCAGTTTATCtctctacaatatatattaacGTACCCATTAATTATCTCCTCGGGATGAATATGGTCAAATACGattgaattttttaagaaaCCGTATTcgcattcatttttttttttaattatttttttaggatacgaatttaaatacaaatatgtGTGGAATGCTATATTCTGACATCAATATTCACATTCTATGGAATCCAGTGTCGAATTTGATCGGAATTTTTTTGAGCTAATAAACCTCTTCAATCTTTAAGAAGTTACCCAAAAACTAGGCCCAAATTTCCTAGCATGGACTAATTAATAGCCCTGTCGATCAAAAACGGTCGAGCCCAAATCGAACCGGGTTAGGCTGAGAACCATGTAGGACCTCACTGAAAAATtgctatatatttttcaaattattagaCCTAtgatgtaaattatatatatatatatatatatatagagtccggctactatactatcggtagcacggggcctcctgtgctaccaagttgttttcgatgatgcggctttcaaatcgacgatcggctccgttatacttcatctacactattaaaagtatttgaaaactaaatttcataatttttcgatatcatttacctatcaaacaaatagtctaaaattgaatggccgaaaataaaaatctcataaaaaatgatgataaaaattttaaattcaagatcagatatactgatcttactctaaatagtgaaaaaaaaatttctataaaattttcatatcggatttgaaaattgtttatatccattaaactcacaaacaccgGGCTCCACTTCGCCAACACTCGGcttattaaaaattgtcaattttgagatcttgaTCACTGTAtgtcaaatgatgttgaaaaaaattatgaaatttaagttcaaatacttttaatagtgtagattcaaagtctaaacgagccgatcgtcaatttgtgaaccgcatcatcgaaaacaagcttAAGTAGCACGGGAGTCCCGTGCTAACCGATAAAGTATAGTAACTGgactccttatatatatatatctatatattatttatatatatatatatatatatgtatataataaagtATAGAATTATAGATATTGGGAGCTCGTGGCTtcttatactattatgagtattgagctctcgtactcataagtttgtttcgatgatggagcttccgatcgacgatccactccgttcaAATATGATCTAAGAGTAATTGAAATTCCcccttagaaataaaattttataaatttcaaaaatcataATATAAGTCCAATCAAGCGGGCATATAAATGAAACGGTCAAATCGGACGATGTCTAAAAAAGGatatcggatccttcaattcaaatCGAGTTATTGAGTTTTCTAGGTAGTGAATAcgaatttttctatcaaaatataacaaatttgattcttttacaccagtAAACTAGCAAGCATTCCCATACGGCATtataaaaatgtcaaatttgtgacctctttgATCGCTAAGGTTAAATGattcgaaaaatataaaaatttgattttctaggagttttaaatgctgtaaaataacgtttaacagtagcatcgtcgatttgaaagctctattatcgaaaatcgATTTATATGAGTATGAGAGCTGATCGTAGCCATAATAGTAATAAGTAACCGAatctatatatatcatataatagtataatatatatatatactatatatatatatatatatatatatatatatatgtccggCTGTACTATGCTactaata is a genomic window of Ananas comosus cultivar F153 linkage group 13, ASM154086v1, whole genome shotgun sequence containing:
- the LOC109719185 gene encoding probable glycerol-3-phosphate acyltransferase 3, translated to MAKKASSFLLSSLPSFLHAKPPSRKTPTTLYPKLQHYSSLEKISNQVIVCDVEGGLLRSQSTFPYFMLVALEGGGFLRGLLLLVLYPLLCCISYELRLKIMVLVSFCGIKKKGFRVGRSVLPKFFMEDVGLEGFEALNKGSKKVCVSKMPRVMVEGFLKDYLEVDVVIGRELKEFNGYYTGFMEEEGKAMERLELELIKIEDKKGSDIVGFSSSTKSLNIPLFSHCKEKYFMTEKDKRISNPLPREKYPRPLVFHDGRIAFKPTPTNTTFMFMWLPFGLILAIFRLIIAVSLPYKASSPILALTGTKWRLKGVHPSNLSPKSSSDHHASKRKGQLYVGNHRTLIDAVYVSFALNKSVSVVAYGVSRISEIISPVKTVKVTRNREVDGSMMVKKLSQGESVFICPEGTTCREPYLLRFSPLFTELSDEIVPVALNIHVSMFYATTAGGSKSLDPLYFLMNPSTCYEVELLEKVDTSGVRKGECSSIDMANHVQRQIGKALGFECTTLSRKDKYMILAGNDGSAGPSK